The following proteins are co-located in the Paenibacillus sp. FSL H8-0079 genome:
- the radC gene encoding DNA repair protein RadC has translation MESPQYMMRDIPQEERPRERMMEYGAGALSHAELLAILLRTGTRQESAVHMAQRILAEAGGIRSLVDLSLEELTAMKGIGNAKAVQLKAGIELGHRIAKSRLIQSTSIRTPRDAADILMEQMRYLQKEHFVCLFLNSKNHIIAQETLSMGSLNASIVHPREVFRAAIKCSSASIVCAHNHPSGDPTPSPEDIQITKRLIEAGAIVGIDVLDHIIIGDGTYVSLKEKGLV, from the coding sequence ATGGAGTCGCCTCAATATATGATGCGCGACATCCCCCAGGAAGAACGCCCGAGAGAACGCATGATGGAATACGGGGCGGGCGCCTTAAGCCATGCTGAATTGCTGGCGATTTTACTTCGAACAGGCACAAGACAGGAATCCGCGGTGCATATGGCACAGCGGATTCTGGCCGAAGCGGGTGGCATTCGCTCGTTGGTGGATCTGAGTCTGGAAGAATTGACTGCAATGAAGGGGATCGGTAATGCCAAGGCTGTGCAATTGAAAGCCGGCATTGAGCTGGGGCATCGAATTGCCAAGAGCAGACTCATACAGTCGACTTCAATTCGTACACCGCGTGATGCAGCCGATATCCTAATGGAACAAATGCGTTACTTGCAGAAAGAGCATTTTGTGTGTCTCTTTCTAAATAGCAAAAATCATATTATTGCCCAGGAAACACTCTCCATGGGTAGCCTTAACGCTTCGATTGTACATCCGCGTGAAGTGTTCAGGGCTGCCATCAAATGCAGCAGCGCATCAATTGTGTGCGCACACAACCATCCCAGTGGTGATCCTACGCCGAGTCCGGAGGATATCCAAATAACCAAGCGATTGATTGAAGCAGGTGCTATTGTTGGCATTGACGTGCTTGATCATATTATTATCGGAGATGGAACGTACGTAAGTTTGAAGGAGAAGGGCTTAGTATAA
- a CDS encoding Maf family protein, which produces MNNTQQRPIILASTSPRRKELIASLHLAFDVIPSHADEDTPPEWTPEQTVQELALRKALAVYRGLEGREQEAIIVGSDTVVVLDGEILGKPVDDADAERMLSRLQGREHRVFTGVACIDAGNGQSVVHYRQTDVTMKELSDATIRAYVQTGEPSDKAGSYAIQGIGASLIDRIEGCYFNVVGLPLSLLSDMLDGFGVHVLPRT; this is translated from the coding sequence ATGAATAACACTCAGCAGCGCCCTATTATTCTGGCTTCCACATCGCCTCGGCGCAAAGAACTGATCGCATCACTCCACTTAGCGTTTGATGTAATACCAAGTCATGCCGATGAAGATACACCACCAGAGTGGACACCTGAACAGACGGTACAGGAGCTTGCTTTGCGCAAGGCGCTTGCCGTGTATCGCGGGCTTGAAGGCCGTGAGCAGGAAGCCATCATTGTGGGTAGTGACACCGTTGTCGTTCTGGACGGTGAGATTCTAGGCAAACCCGTAGACGATGCGGATGCTGAACGTATGTTATCCCGACTACAGGGACGTGAACATCGGGTGTTTACCGGTGTCGCTTGTATTGATGCAGGCAATGGACAGTCTGTAGTTCATTATCGCCAGACCGATGTAACGATGAAAGAACTGTCGGATGCGACCATCCGTGCCTATGTGCAGACAGGAGAGCCTTCGGACAAGGCAGGATCTTATGCGATTCAGGGCATTGGCGCTTCACTGATCGACCGTATTGAAGGATGTTATTTTAATGTGGTTGGCCTGCCCTTATCCTTGCTGAGTGATATGTTGGATGGGTTTGGCGTCCATGTGTTGCCGCGAACATGA
- a CDS encoding DUF4321 domain-containing protein produces the protein MKKNFGMLLLFLLLGWIAGAWIAKALQPVKAVAFLTKATTIRWSPQADLDIISYDISLQFQMSLLSLIGIIAAVWLYRRL, from the coding sequence ATGAAAAAAAACTTCGGCATGTTATTGCTGTTTCTACTGCTCGGCTGGATAGCCGGAGCGTGGATCGCCAAGGCACTGCAGCCTGTAAAGGCAGTAGCCTTTCTTACGAAAGCCACGACCATACGTTGGTCGCCACAGGCTGATCTGGATATTATCAGTTATGATATTTCACTTCAATTTCAAATGAGCCTCCTGAGTCTGATCGGTATTATTGCCGCTGTGTGGCTGTATCGCAGACTGTAG
- a CDS encoding SPOR domain-containing protein → MSNARMTFRFGDHESDKPENKGISTSSPLVMLSEDLPHNQPLTPKRMDTTPSWTPEDIPGDWGETVLTSSTVPEPDERVSHNSSFDEVHYLGNRSGHGYQYHTDDPEEERRDLSNTHDDQGHDWLADSENYSYKRNRPPRGWKMIGSVTGALVTGALFGMVILSFFNKEGAAKPGELLPVNQAVSTVTGQEGVAGTAQQLQTAATGSTYYALQYGVFSSPERAEQAKLELAQAGIAAGSDPEDGNRVYAGISADREEAKLLSSRLKAQGVELYVKEIVNPEINPAIFGGKQEDVQLFFTNSSALIEQLSTLSIQQLGQSAPAAVSAEAMTAIQNKHQSWLTGLNSLSPGLTAEVQPIIGGMEKSMNSAITAIVEYNKNPDDVHMWSVQSDLMEYVLQQKKWLEAIKQ, encoded by the coding sequence GTGAGCAATGCTAGAATGACGTTTCGCTTCGGGGATCATGAGTCGGACAAGCCTGAAAACAAGGGGATATCCACGTCCAGTCCATTGGTGATGTTGAGTGAAGATTTGCCGCACAATCAACCGCTAACGCCTAAGCGGATGGATACAACCCCGTCCTGGACGCCAGAGGATATCCCCGGAGACTGGGGAGAGACGGTGCTGACAAGCTCTACTGTACCTGAACCTGACGAGCGGGTGAGCCATAATTCGAGCTTCGATGAAGTCCACTATCTTGGGAACCGATCTGGTCATGGTTATCAGTATCACACAGATGATCCGGAGGAAGAACGTCGCGATCTGTCCAATACGCATGATGATCAAGGCCATGACTGGCTTGCAGATTCGGAGAACTATTCCTATAAGCGCAATCGCCCCCCAAGGGGCTGGAAAATGATTGGTTCAGTTACCGGGGCACTCGTTACAGGAGCACTCTTTGGCATGGTTATTCTCTCATTTTTCAATAAAGAAGGAGCTGCGAAGCCAGGCGAGCTTCTTCCCGTCAATCAGGCCGTTTCCACCGTGACAGGTCAGGAGGGGGTTGCAGGCACAGCGCAGCAGCTCCAGACAGCTGCAACTGGCAGCACGTATTATGCACTTCAATACGGTGTGTTCAGTTCCCCCGAACGAGCGGAGCAGGCCAAGCTTGAGCTGGCACAGGCAGGTATAGCCGCAGGTTCTGATCCTGAAGATGGCAATCGGGTATATGCAGGCATTTCGGCTGATCGTGAAGAGGCCAAGCTGCTAAGCTCCAGGCTTAAAGCTCAGGGAGTCGAACTGTACGTCAAAGAGATCGTGAACCCTGAGATCAATCCAGCTATATTCGGAGGCAAACAAGAGGATGTGCAGCTTTTCTTCACGAACAGTTCTGCACTGATCGAACAATTGTCTACCTTGTCCATACAGCAGCTGGGACAGTCTGCTCCGGCAGCAGTCTCCGCAGAAGCGATGACCGCGATCCAGAATAAGCACCAGTCATGGTTGACCGGTTTGAATAGTCTTTCACCCGGCCTGACCGCAGAGGTACAACCTATTATTGGCGGAATGGAGAAATCGATGAACAGTGCAATTACGGCTATTGTGGAGTATAACAAAAACCCGGATGATGTGCATATGTGGTCCGTACAATCTGATCTGATGGAATATGTGCTGCAGCAGAAAAAATGGCTCGAAGCGATTAAGCAGTAA
- the murC gene encoding UDP-N-acetylmuramate--L-alanine ligase: MSAIARVMLEMGYTVTGSDVASQELTEKLAAKGAKIYIGHTAEHVTGADLVVYSTAAPADNVERVAAAELNIPILHRSQMLARLLNERKGVAVAGAHGKTTTSSMIALVMDKCDTDPTYIIGGEIMNVGTNAKAGQGDWVVAEADESDGSFLQYHPWLGIVTNIEADHLENYNSDFEELKRAYVQFLSQIRPEGTAIVCSDDENVQAILPELKSRITTYGIDRAADYTATDIVLGDRRISFTMNHQGAAMGTVELSVPGKHNVYNAMATVITCLEAGIPFEKIVAAIIQFHGAKRRFQVLGEARDMLIIDDYAHHPTEIEATISAAKATGKRIIAVFQPQRYTRTFFLLDAFSRAFAEADEVLITDIYSPAGEKQIEGVTSARLVELIVQNSNASARYLPTKEEVVADLQHRLQPGDLVITMGAGDIWKVGDTLAKGLK; encoded by the coding sequence ATGAGTGCCATCGCAAGAGTTATGCTGGAAATGGGATACACCGTTACCGGATCGGATGTCGCTTCACAAGAGTTGACCGAGAAGTTGGCAGCCAAGGGAGCGAAAATATATATCGGACATACGGCAGAGCACGTCACTGGAGCAGACCTGGTTGTTTACTCTACGGCAGCGCCTGCGGATAATGTGGAACGGGTAGCAGCTGCAGAGCTGAACATTCCGATTCTGCATCGTTCCCAGATGCTTGCACGTTTGTTGAACGAACGTAAAGGTGTGGCTGTAGCTGGGGCTCATGGTAAAACAACCACTTCATCCATGATTGCACTTGTTATGGATAAATGTGATACAGACCCGACATACATTATTGGCGGAGAAATCATGAATGTGGGTACCAACGCGAAAGCCGGTCAAGGCGACTGGGTAGTCGCTGAAGCGGACGAGAGCGATGGTTCGTTTTTGCAGTACCATCCATGGCTCGGTATTGTAACCAATATTGAGGCAGATCATCTGGAGAATTACAATAGTGATTTTGAGGAGCTCAAAAGGGCTTATGTGCAGTTCCTGAGTCAGATTCGTCCAGAAGGAACAGCGATTGTATGTTCTGACGATGAGAATGTTCAAGCGATTTTGCCAGAACTCAAGTCACGGATTACAACGTATGGTATTGATCGTGCAGCGGATTATACGGCAACAGATATCGTACTGGGCGATCGCCGGATCTCCTTTACGATGAATCATCAGGGTGCTGCTATGGGCACGGTGGAGTTATCGGTGCCAGGTAAGCATAACGTATATAATGCGATGGCTACTGTAATTACCTGTTTGGAAGCAGGCATTCCATTTGAGAAGATCGTGGCAGCGATCATCCAGTTCCACGGAGCCAAACGCAGATTCCAGGTATTGGGCGAGGCGCGTGATATGCTGATCATCGATGATTATGCTCATCACCCGACTGAGATTGAAGCTACCATTAGTGCGGCCAAAGCAACGGGCAAACGCATTATTGCTGTATTCCAGCCACAGCGTTATACGCGGACGTTCTTCCTGTTGGATGCGTTCAGTCGTGCTTTTGCGGAAGCGGATGAAGTGCTTATTACCGATATCTATTCTCCTGCGGGCGAAAAACAGATCGAAGGGGTAACCTCAGCCAGACTGGTTGAACTGATCGTTCAAAACAGTAATGCTTCTGCACGTTACCTCCCAACGAAAGAGGAAGTTGTGGCTGATTTGCAGCATCGTCTGCAGCCAGGAGACCTTGTGATTACTATGGGCGCAGGTGATATCTGGAAAGTCGGCGATACACTTGCCAAAGGTTTGAAATAA
- a CDS encoding folylpolyglutamate synthase/dihydrofolate synthase family protein yields MTELDGTDAAAPLLTYDEAVDWINGLIPFGIRPGLERIEGLMSMLGNPHQRLKFIHVAGTNGKGSTCAFLTSVLLQAGYDVGTFTSPYITKFTNRFQYNGEDIPEEILLKLSNRLRPLVIEMASTPLGSPTMFEVSTALALLYYAEECYPDVVVWETGLGGRMDVTNIVAPVVSVITNIGMDHTDVLGDTIELIAGEKAGIIKPGVPVVTCATQPEAVKVIQEKAQQLQSTVYLAGDRFSYHRLESNESGQSFHFSGPFRDLDVRIRMQGSHQCDNAAAALMVLELLRQYMAFMLDDNDIALGLENAFWAGRFEKVVDEPRIVLDGAHNPEGAESLAKSIREVYPYNKLILMMGMLANKHHEAYLQHILPLVDTLILTEPDFRRKMDAAELLQIVERVRPAIAKQELEIIVEPEWAKALDLLKSRTEAEDLGVVSGTLYLIADVRAALLHQTDSEKGW; encoded by the coding sequence ATGACGGAATTAGACGGGACAGATGCAGCAGCTCCTTTACTTACGTATGACGAGGCCGTGGACTGGATCAATGGCCTTATTCCTTTTGGCATCCGACCTGGATTGGAACGAATCGAGGGTCTGATGTCCATGTTAGGCAATCCACACCAACGTCTCAAATTTATTCACGTCGCGGGAACGAACGGCAAAGGTTCGACTTGCGCTTTTTTGACGTCAGTGCTTCTTCAGGCTGGATATGATGTGGGCACCTTTACGTCGCCTTATATCACCAAGTTTACGAACCGTTTTCAATACAATGGTGAGGATATTCCCGAAGAGATTCTGCTTAAGCTCTCGAATCGGTTACGTCCACTGGTCATCGAAATGGCCTCCACTCCGCTTGGATCACCAACGATGTTTGAGGTGTCCACGGCTCTCGCGCTTCTGTATTATGCAGAAGAATGCTACCCTGACGTTGTGGTATGGGAGACGGGGCTAGGGGGAAGGATGGACGTAACGAATATTGTTGCACCTGTTGTGTCCGTCATCACCAACATTGGTATGGATCACACGGATGTGCTTGGAGATACGATTGAGCTGATTGCTGGCGAAAAGGCAGGGATTATCAAGCCGGGAGTACCCGTGGTGACCTGCGCGACTCAACCCGAAGCTGTGAAGGTGATTCAGGAGAAAGCACAGCAGCTTCAATCAACCGTGTATTTGGCAGGAGATCGTTTCTCTTATCATAGACTGGAGAGCAATGAGAGCGGACAATCTTTTCATTTTTCAGGACCGTTTCGTGACCTGGACGTTCGCATCCGCATGCAGGGCTCACACCAATGTGACAATGCAGCGGCCGCACTGATGGTGCTTGAATTGCTCAGACAATACATGGCGTTTATGCTGGATGACAACGATATTGCACTTGGACTGGAGAATGCCTTCTGGGCAGGGAGATTCGAAAAAGTCGTCGATGAACCCCGAATTGTGCTCGATGGAGCACATAATCCGGAGGGTGCTGAGTCGCTGGCCAAGAGCATTAGAGAAGTATATCCTTACAACAAGTTAATTTTGATGATGGGTATGTTGGCGAATAAGCATCACGAAGCGTATTTGCAGCATATACTGCCACTAGTGGATACGCTGATCCTGACCGAGCCAGATTTCCGACGCAAAATGGATGCAGCCGAATTGCTGCAAATTGTCGAACGGGTACGTCCCGCCATTGCGAAGCAGGAGCTGGAAATCATCGTCGAGCCCGAATGGGCAAAGGCACTTGATCTATTGAAGTCACGGACGGAAGCGGAAGATCTGGGGGTGGTCTCCGGCACACTGTACCTGATTGCGGATGTGCGGGCAGCCCTTTTGCATCAAACCGATTCTGAAAAAGGTTGGTGA